One genomic segment of Synchiropus splendidus isolate RoL2022-P1 chromosome 16, RoL_Sspl_1.0, whole genome shotgun sequence includes these proteins:
- the ttll5 gene encoding tubulin polyglutamylase TTLL5, with product MPAVIPDKEDSESSSEDEQESLPPVAWCGLSKSIPIFLFVPEAVVAKDAAACSVGERYNMAFKIVRTESRLVREILSNHGFHEVHPNSNDFNLMWTGSHLKSYLLRNLQDFQKVNHFPRSYELTRKDRLYRNIQRMQQTYGFKNFLIVPQTFMLPSEYQDFCNYFAKDKGPWIIKPVASSRGRGIYLVSDPSQISMDENILVSRYISNPLLIDEFKFDMRLYVVVTSYDPLLIYVYEEGLARFATVKYDRTFKSIKNTFMHLTNYSLNKKSSDYVSCDDPDVEDYGNKWSMSAVLRFLKQEGKNTTLLMKQVEDLIIKAVLSAELQIATACKMFVPHKTNCFELYGFDVLIDSSLKPWLLEVNLSPSLACDAPLDLKIKASMIADMLSLVGLVCQDPSSRQARSDRGAPDPKQQRGQKPFSAPSSSTNSRLQRSSSSSNWETESLKDKFVVRQGQGDSTLTLTAEEIKVLRRVKEEYERRGGFIRIFPTAETWHLYSGYLEFKTSLNYMLANRLFHGRSMNGHLNSDNTQHTVQYERKLLTLETRKRRQQHLRKKTSGKDSKTSPPERAEEETEEGSRVLKCDPQPAYVAEQGKQAAGPLGRCHNFKSRPKVDLLGILQQGWDMSKVQARVAFSSYLQRVQLRLLAESRANSASAWPEKDNDQMELVMRFLRRAASNLQQDMKVVLPHHQLPLQDRRRILSQQLGEFIHRYNEETAHMEEKPESNCKLSCVNASVFEEYISVASESDLEEVLTFYTQKNKSATVFLGTRVRSTKKEASSGQELSEKSRTSEESSTSESSLSPGKADRDSKATESHMRLLSDQQHAAVRHIKTHLGFTYTPTQHSSFQAARPHPHPQPPSYAQSLAKSQFCHSENQTHLPAYSASQPPAKAAYTAVPTSNKVCAGQTTQTLRWIPSTSNAGAITSINDARHVYSQKLCRPTSAGQVVRWGSTGKPKSSSASTIKDVNPVQAQAQSGHQAFITALQKLTDKQLSGLNLASKMLNREAFTLGSKVRQAATGAEAAFKCDKSGTEASHIPSSLQEGLMQSAYGLVSAVDPKHQVTAGSYPLHFAIKQLQQQKCRQRQLVEPSHCQHQVQHCEATIAPVSSGGRFCPQHNSSLMPTCVNPALPPKPPSTARESQSRKTKRLIKQPSQERSASGTVSSSQQMVYEALCGKTGLSVYCTLFTGPEPSHR from the exons GTCCACCCCAACAGCAATGACTTCAATCTCATGTGGACCGGGTCTCACCTCAAGTCGTACTTGCTTCGGAACCTTCAAGATTTTCAGAAGGTCAACCACTTTCCAAG GTCGTATGAACTGACACGCAAAGATCGTCTTTATCGAAACATCCAGCGAATGCAACAGACATACGGCTTCAAGAACTTCCTAATCGTTCCTCAGACCTTCATGCTTCCTTCAGAGTACCAGGACTTCTGCA ATTATTTTGCCAAGGATAAGGGTCCATGGATTATCAAGCCTGTCGCGTCTTCAAGAGGACGAGGGATTTACTTAGTCAGCGAT CCCAGTCAGATCTCTATGGATGAAAACATCTTGGTGTCCCGGTATATCAGTAACCCCTTGCTGATTGACG AGTTCAAGTTCGACATGCGTCTGTACGTGGTGGTGACGTCGTATGATCCGCTCCTCATCTATGTGTACGAGGAAGGTCTCGCCAG GTTTGCCACAGTCAAATACGACCGGACCTTCAAGAGTATAAAGAACACCTTCATGCATCTCACCAACTACAGTCTGAACAAGAAGAGCAGCGACTATGTCAG CTGTGATGACCCTGACGTGGAGGACTATGGGAACAAGTGGAGCATGAGTGCAGTGTTGAGATTCTTGAAGCAAGAGGGGAAGAATACGACAT TGTTGATGAAGCAGGTGGAGGACTTGATCATCAAGGCGGTGTTGAGCGCCGAGCTGCAGATCGCCACCGCCTGCAAGATGTTTGTCCCCCACAAGACCAACTGCTTCG AGCTGTACGGCTTCGATGTGCTGATCGACTCCAGCCTCAAGCCCTGGTTGTTGGAAGTAAACCTCTCCCCATCGTTGGCCTG CGACGCTCCTCTGGACCTGAAGATCAAGGCCAGCATGATCGCTGACATGCTCTCGCTTGTGG GTCTTGTGTGTCAGGACCCGTCGTCAAGACAGGCCCGCTCCGACCGAGGGGCCCCGGACCCCAAACAGCAGCGAGGACAG AAACCTTTTTCTGCACCGTCATCCTCCACAAACAGTCGCCTG CAGAGGAGTTCCAGCTCTAGTAACTGGGAAACCGAAAGCCTGAAAGACAAGTTTGTGGTCAGACAAGGTCAAGGAGACAGTACACTGACCCTGACTGCTGAGGAG ATTAAGGTCCTGCGGAGGGTGAAGGAAGAGTACGAGAGACGTGGAGGCTTCATCCGGATTTTCCCAACAGCAGAAACCTGGCACCTCTACAG TGGATATCTGGAGTTCAAGACGTCGCTGAACTACATGCTGGCCAACAGGCTTTTCCACGGACG GAGCATGAATGGACACTTGAATAGtgacaacacacaacacactgtcCAGTATGAGAGGAAGCTGCTGACACTGGAGACTCGCAAGAGAAGGCAGCAACATCTCAGGAAGAAGACATCAG GGAAGGACTCCAAGACCTCCCCGCCTGAGAGGGcggaagaggaaacagaggagggTAGCCGAGTTCTCAAGTGCGATCCACAGCCGGCTTACGTAGCTGAGCAGGGAAAACAAGCAGCTGGACCGCTGGGTCGCTGCCACAACTTCAAGTCCAGACCCAAAGTGGACCTGCTGGGCATCCTGCAGCAGGGCTGGGATATGAG TAAGGTCCAGGCTCGGGTGGCCTTCTCCTCGTACCTGCAGCGGGTCCAGCTCAGACTGCTGGCCGAGAGCAGAGCCAACTCAGCCTCGGCTTGGCCGGAGAAGGACAATGACCAAATG GAATTGGTGATGAGGTTCTTAAGAAGAGCAGCAAGCAATCTTCAGCAGGACATGAAGGTTGTCCTGCCCCATCACCAGCTGCCTCTGCAAGACCGCAGACGCATCCTGTCCCAGCAGCTTGGGGAGTTCATCCACCGCTACAATGAG GAAACGGCACACATGGAGGAAAAGCCAGAGAGCAACTGCAAGCTGAGCTGTGTGAACGCCAGTGTGTTTGAGGAGTACATCTCTGTGGCGAG TGAAAGTGACCTGGAGGAAGTGCTCACATTCTACACGCAGAAAAATAAATCGGCCACCGTCTTTTTAGGTACGAGAGTCAGGAGTACTAAAAAAGAGGCTTCCTCCGGGCAGGAGCTCAGTGAGAAATCCAGAA CTTCCGAGGAGTCCAGCACTTCAGAGTCCTCACTGTCTCCGGGCAAAGCCGACCGGGACTCAAAGGCCACAGAGAGTCATATGCGTCTGTTGTCTGACCAGCAGCACGCCGCCGTCAGACACATCAAAACCCATCTGGGTTTTACCTATACCCCGACTCAGCACTCATCGTTCCAAGCGGCacgccctcaccctcacccccaGCCCCCATCCTACGCCCAGTCTCTCGCCAAATCTCAGTTCTGCCATTCTGAAAATCAGACCCACCTCCCGGCTTACTCGGCGAGCCAGCCACCTGCGAAGGCGGCGTACACGGCGGTACCGACTTCAAACAAAGTGTGTGCAGGACAAACCACCCAGACGCTCAGGTGGATTCCATCCACGTCCAATGCCGGAGCAATAACCTCCATCAATGATGCCAGGCACGTCTACAGCCAGAAGCTCTGCAGACCCACCTCAGCAGGCCAGG TCGTGCGGTGGGGCAGTACCGGCAAGCCCAAGTCAAGCTCAGCGAGCACCATCAAGGATGTGAACCCAGTGCAGGCCCAGGCCCAGTCCGGCCACCAAGCTTTCATCACTGCTCTGCAGAAGCTGACCGACAAACAG TTGAGCGGCCTGAACTTGGCCAGCAAGATGTTGAACCGGGAAGCCTTCACTCTGGGTTCAAAGGTCCGACAAGCTGCCACAGGTGCAGAGGCCGCCTTCAAATGTGACAAATCTGGGACTGAAGCGAG CCATATTCCTTCAAGTCTCCAAGAGGGCCTGATGCAAAGCGCTTATGGCCTTGTGTCGGCCGTGGACCCCAAGCATCAGGTCACTGCGGGCAGCTACCCACTCCACTTCGCGATCAAGCAACTACAACAACAGAAGTGCCGGCAGCGACAGCTGGTGGAGCCGAGCCACTGCCAGCACCAG GTCCAGCACTGTGAGGCGACAATCGCCCCCGTCTCCTCTGGTGGTCGCTTTTGTCCCCAGCACAACTCCAGCCTCATGCCGACGTGTGTCAATCCTGCTCTCCCCCCGAAACCTCCCAGCACAGCCAGAGAGAGccagagcaggaaaacaaagcgCCTCATCAA GCAACCGTCGCAGGAGAGGTCAGCCAGCGGAACAGTCTCCAGTAGCCAACAGATGGTCTACGAGGCGCTCTGTGGTAAAACAG GTTTGTCTGTGTACTGCACGCTGTTCACTGGCCCAGAGCCAAGTCACAGATGA